The sequence CGAGTGTCTGAGGCACGTGTTCCAGGAAGAGCACCAGGCTGAGGGAGGATCTTCCGATGGCTTCCAGCCGATGACGTACGGCGGGCGATCCCTCCCAATGCGCGACGGCTCCCTCGACGCCTCCGAACTCATCGGCGAAGCCGGCAGGAGGCCGGTCCGGCAGAACTCGCCAGTGATACATGAGCGGGAAACCGGCGAACTCGTCCCCCAGGACCCAAGCGGTGGTCATGACGTGCGCGGCCAGTTCACGCCAAGCACCGAACCCTGCCGATCCCACCCCGTACTGGTAGTAGAGGGGGAGCTCGAACAGGTTGGCGGTCGAGCGCACATGCTCCGGCCGTAACTCGATGTCCGTCAGCGGAATCCGCTTGACGAAGACAGGTATCCCCGCGACCTCCATCTCGCCCCGTCTGCCACCGATGCCCGAGCCCAGTGACGGAGCGGCAGCCACCGCATCGCCGAGCCTTCGGTCGCTGAGCAACGACAGCTGTGCTCCTACGGCCGCGTAGGCGGATAGACGCGCGGCGGGGAGTGACTCGGTCTCATCCATAGGTGGCTCCTGCCTGACATCACACTGACCGCTGACGATCATGCCAGGCGTCCCAACGCGGCTCCCGAAGTTGCCGTCAACGGCGGCACGTGAGCGGAACCCCCACCTCCTGGTCGCTGGACCCTTCGCTCACGTCGTCGCGTCCACGGCCCGGTCGTCCAGCGGGTCGGCCAGGGGCAGCAGGACGCGGAAGGTGCAGCCCTGGCCGGGGGCGGTGTCGAGGGTGATCTGGCCGGCGTGGGCGGTGACGAGGGCGTGGGCGATGGCGAGGCCGAGGCCGGAACCGCCGGTGGCACGGGTGCGGGAGTCGTCGGTGCGGTAGAAGCGGTCGAAGACGTGGGCACGTTCGGTGGCGGTGAGGCCGGGGCCCTGGTCGGCGACCTCCAGGACCGCGTGCCGGCCGACGGTGCCGACGCCGATACGGATGGGGGTGCCGGGAGGGGTGTGGGTGACGGCGTTACCGATGAGGTTGGTGACGACCTGTCGGAGCCGGGCCTCGTCGGCGTGTGCCGGGGCGGTGGCGGGTTTTCCGCCGCCGGGCCCGGTCAGGGTCACCGGACGCGTGGCGTCCAGGGCCTGGACGTCGTGGAGGGCGTCGGCGGCGAGGGTGCGCAGGTCCATGGGGGCGAGGTCGAGGGCGAAGACGGACTGCCTGGCGGTACGCGTGCCGCCGGTGGCCGCGCCCTCGGTGTCCTCGTCCAGGCGGGCGAGGAGGAACATCTCCTCGACGAGGCGGGTGAGGCGTGCGGACTCCTCGGCGATGCGGGTCATCGTCTGGTCGACGTCCTCGCGGGAGGGTATGGCGCCCATGCGGTACAGGTCGGTGTAGCCCTTGATGCCGACGAGCGGCGTCCGCAGTTCGTGGCTGGCGTCGGCGAAGAAGCGCCGGGTTCTCGCCTCGGCCTCCGGGCGGGCCCGGAGGCCGAGGCGATGCGGCCGAGCATCTGGTTGGAACAGGTGGTCAGGCGTCCCACTTCGGTGTTCGGGGCGGCCAGTTCGGGAACGCGGTGGGAGTAGTCGCCGGCGGTGATCGGGGTCGCGGTCTCCTCGATCCGGGTGAGGGGGCGCAGTCCGGAGCGTACGGCGAACCAGCCGGTGACGCCGAGGATCGTGAGCAGCGCCGCGCCTGCCGTCAGGGAGAGGTTCCGGGTCTTGGTGACAGTGCGATGCACCTCTTCCAGGGAGGTGGCCACGACGACGCTGCCGCGGGGCGCGGAGCTGTCCGGGGGGAAGACCTGGGCGGGCTGGGTCAGCGCGATGACCCGCCAGGGGTGCTCGCCACCGCGCGCGGGCACGGTGAAGGGGCGGCCCCGGTGGGCGAGGACGGTGGCACGGTCGAGACGGGGCAGGTCGGGACCGCCGCCCGGGGGTGCGGTGCTGGCGTCGAAGGTCCTGCGGGTGGCGCCGGTGTCGTCCACGTACGTGACGGTCGTGTCGCCGAGCACGCTGAGGGCGCGCACGCTCGGCGGGGTGCCGGCCCCGGACGGCGGTGCCAGCCGGGCGGCGATCTGTCCGGTCAGGACGAGCCGGTCGTCCACCCGGTCCTGGAGGTAGCCGCGCAGGGCCGTGGTGACGAGCAGTCCCGTGCCGAGCAGACCGACGGCGACCAGTGCGACGGACAGGCACAGCAGACGGGTGCGCAGCGACATCCGGCCGAGCCTCGCCGTGGGCGAAGGGAAGCGCCTCACGGCCGGGGCTCGCGGATGACGTACCCGACGCCGCGGACGGTGTGGATGAGTTTGGGCCCGTCGGTGTCGACCTTGCGGCGCAGGTAGCTGATGTAGGTGTCGACGATGCTGGGGTCGCCGCCGAAGTCGTACTCCCACACGCTGTCCAGGATCTGGCTCTTCGACATGGTGCGTCCGGCGTTGGCGACCAGGAAGTGCAGGAGGCGGAACTCGGTCGGGGACAGCCGTACGCTCCGCCCCGCCCGGGTGACGTGGTGGCTGTCGGGTTCGAGCTGCAGATCGCCGACGGTGAGGCGGGCCGGCGACTCGCCCCGGGTGCGGCGCAGTACGGCGTTGATGCGGGCGATCAGCTCCTCCAGGTCGAAGGGTTTGGTGACGTAGTCGTCGCCGCCGAGGCGCAGTCCGTGCAGCCGGTCCTGCCGGTCCTCGCGTGCGGTGACGAAGAGGACCGGCACGTCGCCGCCCCGGCCGGGCAGCGCTGAGCGGGGCTGGGCGCGCAGCCGGCGGATCACCTCGAAGCCGTCCATGTCCGGGAGCATGACGTCCAGGAGGACCAGGTCGGGGGCGTGCCGTGCGGCCAGGTCGAGGGCTTCCCGGCCGGTGGCGGCGGCGTCGACGTCGAACCCGGCGTAGCGCAGGGCGGTGCGCAGCAGCTCCCTGACGGTGGGCTCGTCGTCGACGACGAGCAGGTGGTCCGGGCGGCCCGCGGTGCGCGGGGGAGGTGTCGGTGCCGCCATGGTCGTGGTTCGCCGCCTTCCCGGATGCCACGGTGCCGCTCTTCGCGGGCGTTGCTCAACGTTCTTCTCAGGAGATCACATGGCCTCAGGGGACCGGGTCCGATGTGAGGGCGCGGCGCCCGGACGCGGTACCGGACGCTCCCGCGGGGCGTTCGCGGCGCCCTGCCCGTCGGCCCTGGAGGCGGCTTCCGCCGTACGCGGCGAGGGCGGCCGCGACGAACGCGGTGAGCGCGGACAGCCGGGGGCTCGTGTCGAGGCCGGCGCGCAGGCCGCCCATCTCGCTGCCCATGAGGCTGACGCCGAGGCGCAGTGAGCCGCGCGCGAGGTAGGGGAGCACGAACGTCGCGGCACCGACCGCGATGCCCATGCGCAGGGCGGTGTCCGTGTGGCGGTCCAGGAAGGCGTCCGCGTCCTCCCGAGCGGTGCGGGCCGGGGTGCGGGCGGCGGCGACGTATCCGGCGAGGAGCAGCAGGAGCAGGGTGAGCAGCAGTCCGATCACCCACAGTGGTACGCCTGCGCCGGCCCAGTGTCCGAGGTCCACCACACGGTCCCGGTCCGACGCGCCGTCCTGCTGCCCCGTGCCGAGCATGCCGGCCATCCCGCCGCCCTCGGGCCGCAGCC comes from Streptomyces sp. SCL15-4 and encodes:
- a CDS encoding response regulator transcription factor → MAAPTPPPRTAGRPDHLLVVDDEPTVRELLRTALRYAGFDVDAAATGREALDLAARHAPDLVLLDVMLPDMDGFEVIRRLRAQPRSALPGRGGDVPVLFVTAREDRQDRLHGLRLGGDDYVTKPFDLEELIARINAVLRRTRGESPARLTVGDLQLEPDSHHVTRAGRSVRLSPTEFRLLHFLVANAGRTMSKSQILDSVWEYDFGGDPSIVDTYISYLRRKVDTDGPKLIHTVRGVGYVIREPRP
- a CDS encoding HAMP domain-containing sensor histidine kinase, with translation MRTPLVGIKGYTDLYRMGAIPSREDVDQTMTRIAEESARLTRLVEEMFLLARLDEDTEGAATGGTRTARQSVFALDLAPMDLRTLAADALHDVQALDATRPVTLTGPGGGKPATAPAHADEARLRQVVTNLIGNAVTHTPPGTPIRIGVGTVGRHAVLEVADQGPGLTATERAHVFDRFYRTDDSRTRATGGSGLGLAIAHALVTAHAGQITLDTAPGQGCTFRVLLPLADPLDDRAVDATT
- a CDS encoding protein kinase family protein, with the translated sequence MDETESLPAARLSAYAAVGAQLSLLSDRRLGDAVAAAPSLGSGIGGRRGEMEVAGIPVFVKRIPLTDIELRPEHVRSTANLFELPLYYQYGVGSAGFGAWRELAAHVMTTAWVLGDEFAGFPLMYHWRVLPDRPPAGFADEFGGVEGAVAHWEGSPAVRHRLEAIGRSSLSLVLFLEHVPQTLAAWLSATRDAAGTEPGGDSSYLWVEDALVQGTEFMSSRGLVHFDAHFANLLTDGQQVYFADFGLALSRHFELSAQEAAFLADHLTYDRCYAPWHLLRHHLPEAVRGDTEIGTFLHEWIAGRRPDGVPPGITAIIDRHAPHAVVMDGFARRLVTETKRTPFPAAEVWQALASASASR